In one window of Henckelia pumila isolate YLH828 chromosome 1, ASM3356847v2, whole genome shotgun sequence DNA:
- the LOC140874059 gene encoding uncharacterized protein, with the protein MTPLKCAFGVTSEKFLGFIVRHRGIEIEQDKIDAILKMPGPRNIHELKSLQGKLAYIRRFISNLARRCQPFIRLMKKGVPFKWDESCENAFKGIKDYLMKPPVLAAPVPERPLTLYITAQERSIGALLAQDNDDRKETALYYLSRMMTPNELNYSPIEKLCLALIFVIQKLKHYFQAHTVRLVSKANPLKYVMSRPVLSDRLAIWYLQLQQFEIIYVPQKTVKGQALADFLADHPIPADWELSNEFSDEDVLVIEVKPPWKMYFDGASNKEGAGAGVIFVTSDGEVLPYSFTLTQNCSNNVAEYQDLILGLEMAVDIKKLHLQVYGDSALVINQLLGSYEVRKPELLPYHNYARKLMGWLDDVEIEHVPRKDNKQADALAKLASTISMPNNEARVPICKNWVVPPLFEDESDEEKEDDNYTVEVFEIEKEDWRQAFVDYLKYEKFPNDPRQRVDIRRRAARFIYYKDTLCRRSFDGVFIRCLGDEETTRAMEEAHSGICGAHQSGPKLHFRIKRMGY; encoded by the coding sequence ATGACTCCTTTGAAATGCGCATTCGGTGTCACATCAGAAAAATTCCTTGGATTTATTGTCCGGCATCGAGGGATTGAAATTGAGCAAGACAAAATTGATGCAATCTTAAAAATGCCCGGACCTCGAAATATCCACGAGCTGAAAAGTTTGCAAGGAAAATTGGCATATATCAGGAGGTTCATCTCAAATTTGGCTAGGCGTTGTCAACCATTTATCCGCCTCATGAAAAAAGGAGTTCCATTTAAGTGGGACGAATCTTGCGAGAATGCTTTCAAGGGCATTAAGGATTATTTGATGAAGCCTCCCGTGTTGGCAGCCCCGGTGCCTGAACGCCCATTAACCCTCTATATCACTGCTCAAGAGCGTTCCATCGGAGCTTTATTAGCTCAAGATAATGATGATAGGAAGGAAACTGCACTATACTATTTGAGTAGAATGATGACGCCAAATGAATTGAACTACTCACCAATAGAGAAGTTATGCCTAGCCCTCATATTTGTCATTCAAAAGCTAAAGCACTACTTTCAAGCCCACACTGTCCGGCTTGTCTCAAAGGCAAACCCGCTAAAATATGTGATGTCAAGACCGGTTCTTTCTGATAGACTTGCAATATGGTATCTCCAATTGCAgcaatttgaaattatatatgttCCTCAGAAGACTGTCAAAGGGCAAGCATTAGCTGACTTTTTAGCTGACCACCCAATCCCTGCCGATTGGGAGCTATCTAATGAATTTTCGGATGAAGATGTTCTTGTAATTGAAGTTAAACCCCCATGGAAAATGTATTTTGATGGAGCTTCGAATAAGGAAGGAGCCGGTGCTGGAGTTATATTTGTGACATCTGACGGGGAAGTGTTGCCATACTCATTCACATTGACTCAAAATTGCTCCAATAATGTTGCTGAATATCAAGATCTAATCCTTGGACTAGAAATGGCGGTCGATATAAAGAAATTGCATCTTCAAGTATATGGGGATTCGGCTCTGGTGATTAATCAGTTACTCGGATCATATGAAGTCAGAAAGCCTGAATTACTCCCATATCATAATTATGCTAGGAAGCTTATGGGGTGGCTCGATGATGTGGAGATTGAGCATGTGCCGAGAAAAGACAATAAACAAGCTGATGCACTGGCCAAGCTTGCTTCTACAATTTCCATGCCAAACAATGAAGCTCGTGTGCCAATATGTAAAAATTGGGTAGTACCGCCACTTTTTGAGGATGAGAGtgatgaagaaaaagaagatGATAACTACACTGTCGAAGTATTCGAAATTGAGAAAGAAGATTGGCGTCAAGCATTTGTCGATTACTTGAAGTATGAAAAGTTTCCAAATGATCCGCGTCAAAGGGTAGACATTAGAAGACGCGCAGCGCGCTTCATCTACTACAAGGATACCTTATGTAGGCGCTCATTTGATGGAGTCTTCATACGGTGTTTAGGAGATGAAGAAACCACCCGAGCAATGGAAGAAGCTCATTCTGGAATTTGCGGAGCCCATCAATCAGGTCCAAAGctacattttcgaataaaaagaatGGGTTATTAA